Genomic window (Sulfurospirillum tamanense):
AGCAAATACGCCAGAGTCCACCAAAAAGGGACGGCCCTTGGGGTGTTTAACTCCTTTGGGCATTTGGGGACGTTTTTGGGCGGGGCGCTAGGCGGATGGCTATACCTGCATCTGGGCCTTGAGGGCATTAGTTGGATTGTAGTAGCGGTATGTGTGGCGTGGGTTGGATTGCTATTTACCCTGACAAATCCCCATCAGACCAAAAACCTCTACCTCCCTTTTGCAGACATTGCCTTAGCAAACCGCCCTAAACTGGCACAACTCGAAGGCGTGGTAGAGTGGTACCAAAACGAAACCGAAGCCTTGCTCATCGTCAAATATGACGCGAAAATGGTAGAAGAAGCCCGCATCGTGGAGCTGCTTAAGCCGTGAGTTACCTCGCTCTCTTTGCTGTGTGTTTTGGGGCGGCAACGTTTATCCCCATCCCCAGCGAAGTGCTGTTTGTGTACGAACTCACCCAAGAGCGCTCTTGGGGGTTGTTGTTGTTTTTGGCTTCGGCAGGCAACACCCTTGGGTCGTTTGTGAACTATGGCATCGGGCGCTTTGCCATCGACTGGGCGCTTGGAAAAGGCTACATCAAGCCTGTGGTCTTTGAAAAAGGACGGCGCACCTTTGAGCGCTACGGCCCGTGGTCA
Coding sequences:
- a CDS encoding YqaA family protein, giving the protein MSYLALFAVCFGAATFIPIPSEVLFVYELTQERSWGLLLFLASAGNTLGSFVNYGIGRFAIDWALGKGYIKPVVFEKGRRTFERYGPWSLLLTWAPVIGGPIMFAAGAARYGWWKFLILVAIAKTLRYGALMLGVMGYV